The proteins below come from a single Crossiella sp. CA-258035 genomic window:
- a CDS encoding site-2 protease family protein produces MMFVLGVLILVFGILFSIAWHELGHLSTAKLFGVKVTQYMVGFGRTLWSRRIGETEYGIKALPFGGYIRMIGMLPPVGGGNLGRNRSTGMFSSMVDDARSASAEEVRPEDVDRQFYQRRPWKRIIVMFAGPFMNLILAVVLFSISLMGFGREMPTTTVASVSKCALPASQQAAKECPADAPAAPAAAAGFKAGDKLVSFNGKPAESWDAVRAEIRAAAGKEVPVVVDRGGQQVTLTPKLIATEMPDLDDPKKVSTVGFLGLSPTSEVQTLGVTGVAHEIGGLLGKAATAIVQLPERVPALVSAVFGGERERNSPVGIVGVARIGGEIAALDIPGSVRIAAMINILAALNLSLFLFNMLPMLPLDGGHIAGALYESIRRRFAKLRRRPDPGPFDVAKLMPLAYAISLVIIAYGALVLVADVINPVRLG; encoded by the coding sequence ATGATGTTCGTGCTGGGCGTCCTGATCCTGGTGTTCGGGATCCTGTTCTCCATCGCCTGGCACGAGCTGGGCCACCTCAGCACGGCCAAGCTGTTCGGCGTCAAGGTCACCCAGTACATGGTGGGCTTCGGCCGCACGCTCTGGTCGAGGCGGATCGGCGAGACCGAGTACGGCATCAAGGCGCTGCCCTTCGGCGGCTACATCCGCATGATCGGGATGTTGCCGCCGGTGGGCGGCGGCAACCTGGGCCGCAACCGCAGCACCGGCATGTTCTCCTCGATGGTCGACGACGCCCGCAGCGCCTCGGCCGAGGAGGTCCGCCCCGAGGACGTGGACCGCCAGTTCTACCAGCGGCGACCGTGGAAGCGGATCATCGTCATGTTCGCCGGGCCGTTCATGAACCTGATCCTGGCGGTGGTGCTGTTCTCCATCTCGCTGATGGGCTTCGGCCGGGAGATGCCGACCACCACGGTGGCCAGCGTGAGCAAGTGCGCGCTGCCGGCCAGCCAGCAGGCCGCCAAGGAGTGCCCGGCGGACGCCCCGGCCGCGCCTGCCGCCGCGGCCGGGTTCAAGGCGGGCGACAAGCTGGTCAGCTTCAACGGCAAGCCCGCGGAGAGCTGGGACGCGGTGCGCGCGGAGATCCGGGCCGCGGCGGGCAAGGAGGTCCCCGTGGTGGTGGACCGCGGCGGCCAGCAGGTCACGCTGACCCCGAAGCTGATCGCCACCGAGATGCCGGACCTGGACGACCCGAAGAAGGTGAGCACGGTCGGCTTCCTCGGCCTGTCACCCACCTCCGAGGTGCAGACCCTGGGCGTCACCGGCGTGGCGCACGAGATCGGCGGCCTGCTCGGCAAGGCGGCCACCGCCATCGTGCAGCTGCCGGAGCGGGTGCCCGCGCTGGTCAGCGCCGTCTTCGGCGGCGAGCGCGAGCGCAACTCCCCGGTCGGCATCGTGGGCGTGGCCCGCATCGGCGGCGAGATCGCGGCCCTGGACATCCCCGGCTCGGTGCGCATCGCCGCGATGATCAACATCCTGGCCGCGCTGAACCTGTCCCTGTTCCTGTTCAACATGCTGCCGATGCTGCCCCTGGACGGCGGCCACATCGCCGGCGCCCTGTACGAGTCCATCCGCCGCCGCTTCGCCAAGCTCCGCCGCCGCCCCGACCCAGGCCCCTTCGACGTAGCCAAGCTCATGCCCCTGGCCTACGCCATCTCCCTGGTGATCATCGCCTACGGCGCCCTGGTCCTGGTAGCCGATGTCATCAACCCCGTCCGCCTGGGCTGA
- the ispG gene encoding flavodoxin-dependent (E)-4-hydroxy-3-methylbut-2-enyl-diphosphate synthase — protein MTVDGVMLGIPAMPPPVLTERRKTRQLQVGKVGVGSDHPVSIQSMTTTLTSDVNSTLQQIAELTAAGCDIVRVACPSQDDAEALPAIAKKSGIPVIADIHFQPKYVFAAIDAGCAAVRVNPGNIKKFDDKVGEIAKAAKDAGIPIRIGVNAGSLDPRLLAKYGKATPEALVESALWEASLFAEHDYHDIKISVKHNDPVVMVRAYELLAEQCDYPLHLGVTEAGPAFQGTIKSAVAFGALLSRGIGDTIRVSLSAPPVEEIKVGTQILQSLNLRPRKLEIVSCPSCGRAQVDVYTLAEQVTAGLEGMEVPLRVAVMGCVVNGPGEAREADLGVASGNGKGQIFVKGKVIKTVPESQIVETLIEEAMRIAEEMEPVEGASPVVTAAG, from the coding sequence ATGACCGTTGACGGTGTCATGCTCGGCATTCCGGCGATGCCTCCGCCTGTGCTGACCGAGCGCCGCAAGACCCGTCAGCTTCAGGTGGGCAAGGTGGGCGTGGGCAGTGACCACCCCGTGTCCATCCAGTCCATGACCACCACGCTGACCTCCGACGTCAACTCGACCCTGCAGCAGATCGCCGAGCTGACCGCGGCGGGCTGTGACATCGTCCGGGTCGCCTGCCCCAGCCAGGACGACGCCGAGGCGCTGCCCGCGATCGCGAAGAAGTCCGGCATTCCGGTGATCGCGGATATCCATTTCCAGCCCAAGTACGTTTTCGCCGCCATTGACGCCGGGTGCGCCGCGGTCCGGGTGAATCCGGGCAACATCAAGAAGTTCGACGACAAGGTCGGCGAGATCGCCAAGGCGGCAAAGGACGCCGGGATCCCGATCCGGATCGGGGTCAACGCCGGTTCGCTGGACCCCCGCCTGCTGGCCAAGTACGGCAAGGCCACCCCCGAGGCGCTGGTGGAGTCCGCGCTCTGGGAAGCCTCGCTGTTCGCCGAGCACGACTACCACGACATCAAGATCTCGGTGAAGCACAACGACCCCGTGGTCATGGTGCGCGCCTACGAGCTGCTGGCCGAGCAGTGCGACTACCCGCTGCACCTGGGTGTCACCGAGGCCGGTCCGGCGTTCCAGGGCACCATCAAGTCCGCGGTGGCCTTCGGCGCGCTGCTCTCCCGGGGCATCGGTGACACGATCCGGGTCTCGCTGTCGGCGCCGCCGGTGGAGGAGATCAAGGTCGGCACCCAGATCCTGCAGTCGCTGAACCTGCGCCCGCGCAAGCTGGAGATCGTCTCCTGCCCGTCCTGCGGCCGCGCCCAGGTCGACGTCTACACCCTGGCCGAGCAGGTCACCGCCGGCCTTGAGGGCATGGAGGTGCCGCTGCGGGTGGCGGTCATGGGCTGTGTCGTCAACGGCCCCGGCGAGGCCCGCGAGGCCGACCTGGGTGTCGCCTCGGGCAACGGCAAGGGGCAGATCTTCGTCAAGGGCAAGGTCATCAAGACCGTGCCGGAGTCGCAGATCGTGGAGACCCTGATCGAGGAGGCCATGCGCATCGCCGAGGAGATGGAGCCCGTCGAGGGCGCCTCTCCCGTGGTGACCGCCGCCGGCTGA
- a CDS encoding lasso peptide biosynthesis B2 protein: MTRRGASRLCIPHHVHITTSASGATFVLNLRSGRCYVINRLAGALWQELWRTGDSDQAVDTVADQYPQLARAAFRTRARLIFTELANHGLIALRRGAAATGRLPLTVLGKPIGSISTEEANPSRRILLLAHVGLFAAFCLLRLPFRLTVHIVGVLTGAWCARAASQPEAALTVAAVEAAADRYPGRAACLERSLGCVITASLTRQRLRWVIGVAEDPCRFHAWVETGDVAVTRSPESHIDAFIRVLSI; the protein is encoded by the coding sequence TCCCCACCACGTGCACATCACAACAAGCGCCAGCGGCGCGACATTCGTGCTCAACCTGCGATCTGGCCGTTGCTACGTGATCAACCGTCTGGCCGGTGCGCTGTGGCAGGAACTATGGCGCACAGGTGACAGCGACCAGGCTGTCGACACTGTGGCGGACCAGTATCCCCAGCTCGCTCGGGCGGCATTCCGCACCAGGGCCCGGCTCATCTTCACCGAACTGGCCAACCACGGCCTCATCGCGCTCAGGAGAGGCGCAGCCGCAACGGGCCGCCTCCCCCTCACCGTCCTGGGCAAGCCCATTGGGTCCATCTCAACCGAGGAGGCGAATCCGTCCAGGAGGATCTTGCTCCTCGCTCATGTCGGGCTCTTCGCGGCGTTCTGCCTGTTGCGTCTCCCCTTCCGCCTAACCGTCCATATCGTGGGTGTGCTCACCGGCGCGTGGTGCGCGCGTGCCGCCTCCCAACCGGAAGCCGCACTGACGGTCGCGGCGGTCGAAGCGGCGGCGGATCGGTACCCCGGCCGGGCCGCCTGCCTGGAACGTTCGCTGGGCTGCGTCATCACGGCGTCTCTTACCCGGCAAAGATTGCGCTGGGTTATCGGTGTCGCCGAGGACCCGTGCCGTTTCCATGCATGGGTGGAAACTGGTGATGTTGCCGTCACGCGTTCGCCGGAGTCGCATATTGACGCCTTCATCCGCGTTCTCTCGATATGA
- a CDS encoding penicillin-binding transpeptidase domain-containing protein: protein MSAHRVVSATALLVIVLPVAGCGLFGSEPKPEDAARTFLSAFANGDTATAANSTDEAKPAKDLLDKTRAALKPTAVSATLDQTEVSSADSTTASSGYTVKWDLGGGRSWSYQGKLELRRAEKTWRVHFSPSVIHPKLQPQQTIALREQQPQPAPILDRDGSPLLNPEKVVAVLLDRKAAGDLPKVAGALAGAVARFDKSITQQSVTDGASKVPEGQAYPVVTLRDADYQQVKGEIYDLPGVRFSSQTRLLPPAGKEFAAQVLPTVRKAVEDQIAGTAGWRVVTLNAGGTEVETLHEQQAQPAKAVTLTMSRGVQAAAEDALEPVKNAAMLVAFQPSTGDLLAVAQNAEADKGGPLALTGNYPPGSTFKVVTAAAVLQAGTATPDTVLPCPGTWTIQGRKIPNNDEFDLGNVPLHQAFAASCNTTFAELATKLPADSLTNAAKQFGVGVDFELAGVRTLTGKVPPAEPVVERAEDGFGQGKVVTTPFGMALVAATAARGSMPTPNLLRGAETKVVGAVAPPPPGIAEQLRPMMREVVTSGTAKKLNRLGEVHGKTGTAQFGDGTHSHGWFIGFRGDVAFAVLIVDSGTSGPAVDAAGRFLGAIG, encoded by the coding sequence GTGTCCGCTCACCGAGTTGTCAGCGCCACCGCCCTGCTAGTCATCGTGCTCCCGGTCGCGGGCTGCGGTCTGTTCGGCAGCGAGCCCAAACCCGAGGACGCGGCGCGGACCTTCCTCTCCGCCTTCGCCAACGGGGACACCGCCACCGCGGCCAACAGCACCGACGAGGCGAAACCGGCCAAGGACCTGCTGGACAAGACCCGCGCCGCGCTGAAGCCGACCGCGGTCAGCGCCACCCTGGACCAGACCGAGGTCTCCTCGGCCGACTCGACCACCGCGAGCAGCGGCTACACCGTCAAGTGGGACCTCGGCGGCGGCCGGAGCTGGAGCTACCAGGGCAAGCTGGAGCTGCGCCGGGCGGAGAAGACCTGGCGGGTGCACTTCTCGCCCAGCGTGATCCACCCGAAGCTGCAACCGCAGCAGACCATCGCGCTGCGCGAGCAGCAGCCGCAGCCCGCGCCCATCCTGGACCGGGACGGCAGCCCGCTGCTCAACCCGGAGAAGGTGGTCGCGGTGCTGCTGGACCGCAAGGCCGCCGGCGACCTGCCCAAGGTGGCCGGCGCGCTGGCCGGCGCGGTGGCCCGTTTCGACAAGTCGATCACCCAGCAGAGCGTCACCGACGGCGCGAGCAAGGTGCCGGAGGGCCAGGCCTACCCGGTGGTCACCCTGCGCGACGCGGACTACCAGCAGGTCAAGGGCGAGATCTACGACCTGCCGGGAGTGCGCTTCAGCAGCCAGACCCGGCTGCTGCCGCCCGCGGGCAAGGAGTTCGCCGCCCAGGTGCTGCCCACCGTGCGCAAGGCGGTTGAGGACCAGATCGCGGGCACCGCGGGCTGGCGGGTGGTCACCCTCAACGCCGGTGGCACCGAGGTGGAGACCCTGCACGAGCAGCAGGCCCAGCCGGCCAAGGCGGTCACCCTGACCATGAGCCGGGGCGTGCAGGCCGCCGCCGAGGACGCGCTGGAGCCGGTCAAGAACGCGGCCATGCTGGTCGCCTTCCAGCCCTCCACCGGCGACCTGCTCGCGGTGGCGCAGAACGCCGAGGCGGACAAGGGCGGCCCACTCGCGCTCACCGGCAACTACCCGCCGGGCTCCACGTTCAAGGTGGTCACCGCGGCCGCCGTGCTGCAAGCGGGCACGGCCACCCCGGACACCGTGCTGCCCTGCCCAGGCACCTGGACCATCCAGGGCCGCAAGATCCCCAACAACGACGAGTTCGACCTGGGCAACGTGCCGCTGCACCAGGCCTTCGCCGCCTCCTGCAACACCACCTTCGCCGAGCTGGCCACCAAGCTGCCCGCCGACTCGCTGACCAACGCGGCCAAGCAGTTCGGCGTCGGCGTGGACTTCGAGCTGGCCGGGGTGCGCACCCTGACCGGCAAGGTCCCGCCCGCCGAGCCGGTGGTGGAGCGCGCCGAGGACGGTTTCGGCCAGGGCAAGGTGGTGACCACCCCGTTCGGCATGGCCCTGGTCGCGGCCACCGCGGCCCGCGGCTCGATGCCCACCCCGAACCTGCTGCGCGGCGCCGAGACCAAGGTGGTCGGCGCGGTGGCGCCACCGCCGCCGGGCATCGCCGAGCAGCTCCGGCCGATGATGCGCGAGGTGGTCACCAGCGGCACCGCCAAGAAGCTGAACCGGCTCGGCGAGGTGCACGGCAAGACCGGCACCGCGCAGTTCGGCGACGGCACCCACTCGCACGGCTGGTTCATCGGCTTCCGCGGCGACGTGGCCTTCGCGGTGCTGATCGTGGACTCCGGCACCTCCGGACCTGCGGTGGACGCGGCCGGTAGGTTCCTGGGCGCCATCGGCTAG
- a CDS encoding GNAT family N-acetyltransferase, which yields MLKLAGARLLEERDLRAVRAALDADPVAACMVASRVEIAGCDPWRLGGEMWGFGSRLDGLCFSGANLVPLSGGLPAVKAFADRALRRRRGCSSLVGPAEQVMPLWEELTPEWGPAREVREDQPLMAMAGEPVVAPDPLVRPVRPDELDQYLPAAVAMFIEEVGIDPRADDGGASYRARVAELVAGGRAFARFEQGEVVFKAEIGALSARVGQIQGVWVHPDRRGQGLGTAGTAAVADRLVRGLGRIASLYVNAYNTPARAAYQRIGFQQVGQFSTVLF from the coding sequence GTGCTGAAGCTTGCCGGGGCTCGGCTGCTCGAGGAACGGGATCTGCGGGCGGTTCGAGCCGCCCTCGACGCCGACCCCGTGGCAGCCTGCATGGTCGCCTCCCGTGTCGAGATCGCCGGATGCGATCCCTGGCGGCTGGGCGGGGAGATGTGGGGCTTCGGCAGCAGGCTGGACGGCCTCTGCTTCTCCGGCGCGAACCTGGTCCCGCTCTCCGGCGGGTTGCCCGCGGTCAAGGCCTTCGCCGACCGCGCGCTGCGCCGCCGCCGCGGCTGCTCCTCCCTGGTCGGCCCGGCCGAGCAGGTGATGCCGCTGTGGGAGGAGCTCACCCCGGAGTGGGGCCCGGCGCGTGAGGTGCGCGAGGACCAGCCGCTGATGGCGATGGCCGGTGAACCGGTGGTCGCGCCGGACCCGCTGGTCCGCCCGGTCCGGCCGGACGAGCTGGACCAGTACCTGCCGGCCGCGGTGGCCATGTTCATCGAAGAGGTCGGCATCGACCCCAGGGCCGACGACGGCGGCGCGAGCTACCGGGCCAGGGTCGCCGAACTGGTCGCGGGCGGGCGGGCGTTCGCCCGGTTCGAGCAGGGTGAAGTGGTGTTCAAGGCCGAGATCGGCGCGCTGTCCGCGCGGGTCGGCCAGATCCAGGGCGTCTGGGTGCACCCGGACCGGCGGGGGCAGGGACTGGGCACCGCGGGCACCGCGGCGGTGGCCGACCGGCTGGTCCGCGGCCTCGGCCGGATCGCCAGCCTGTACGTCAACGCCTACAACACCCCGGCCCGCGCGGCCTACCAGCGGATCGGGTTCCAGCAGGTGGGGCAGTTCAGCACGGTCCTGTTCTGA
- a CDS encoding SDR family oxidoreductase — MTGAASGIGRAIATALVLRGDTVVVTDLNGDKAEEVADKLAGHGPGQASAAQLDVTDAEAVGTVVRAAHAEHGKLDLMVNNAGVIVAGAVEDLGLEHWNLALEVNLRGVVHGVHAAYPIMLQQGSGHIVNIASVAGLAPFPLIAPYAATKHAVVGLSKTLRAEAATRGVKVTVVCPGMTNTGFIPNPGLPPVPSAQRITALEGKGPAFQPEQLARAVLHGIDRNKAVVVAPASARLVSGLYRHFPRLADRAGQWLAKAAADRGVIKS, encoded by the coding sequence GTGACCGGCGCGGCGTCCGGCATCGGACGGGCGATCGCGACGGCACTGGTCCTGCGCGGCGACACGGTCGTGGTGACGGACCTCAACGGGGACAAGGCCGAAGAGGTCGCTGACAAGCTCGCCGGACACGGGCCGGGACAGGCGAGTGCGGCCCAGTTGGACGTGACCGACGCCGAGGCGGTCGGCACGGTGGTCCGCGCCGCGCACGCCGAGCACGGCAAGCTCGACCTGATGGTCAACAACGCCGGCGTGATCGTGGCCGGCGCGGTGGAGGACCTCGGTCTTGAGCACTGGAACCTGGCGCTGGAGGTCAACCTGCGCGGGGTCGTGCACGGTGTGCACGCGGCCTACCCGATCATGCTCCAGCAGGGCTCCGGCCACATCGTGAACATCGCCTCGGTGGCTGGCCTGGCCCCGTTCCCGCTGATCGCGCCGTACGCGGCCACCAAGCACGCGGTGGTCGGGCTGAGCAAGACCCTGCGCGCCGAGGCCGCCACCCGGGGAGTGAAGGTCACCGTGGTCTGCCCTGGCATGACCAACACCGGCTTCATCCCCAACCCCGGCCTGCCGCCGGTGCCCAGCGCGCAGCGGATCACCGCGCTGGAGGGCAAGGGACCGGCCTTCCAGCCCGAACAGCTGGCCAGGGCGGTGCTGCACGGCATCGACCGGAACAAGGCGGTGGTGGTCGCGCCGGCCAGCGCCCGGCTGGTCAGCGGCCTCTACCGGCACTTCCCCCGGCTGGCCGACCGGGCCGGGCAGTGGCTGGCCAAGGCCGCCGCGGACCGGGGCGTCATCAAGTCCTGA
- a CDS encoding sensor histidine kinase, protein MRLIRSAMRWALALQPQVADTIVAAVVTCVALLLVHRDPPFGIGQPTELVVALVFLSVMPNAFRRLAPILVFLVTSAAYSAYLLCGYPDVITPFGAWIALYTVAAHCQTRVSVPVVMAVVPALLTLMVLTGGSWVSLVQWVMHGSVAWLLGASRHSLTQRNHQLAELALELHADRERLAQRAVTEERVRIARELHDVVAHHMSVISVQAGLARYVFDTDRATASNALATIADTSREALDEMRRVLALLRLPAEDDEPEPEFDPQPGLDRIEELLNRVRAAGVPAELVVTGTRRPLPPGPDLCAYRVVQESLTNVLKHALPASATVYLHYRPRELTVRVVDDGQQPAPAGTGPVSGHGLAGMRERARLYDGSLTAGAHAHGGFAVELRLPLAPPLE, encoded by the coding sequence GTGCGCCTGATCAGATCGGCGATGCGCTGGGCACTGGCGCTGCAACCGCAGGTCGCCGACACGATCGTGGCCGCGGTTGTCACCTGCGTTGCCCTGCTGTTGGTCCACCGCGATCCGCCGTTCGGCATCGGTCAACCGACCGAGCTGGTGGTCGCGCTGGTCTTCCTGTCGGTGATGCCCAACGCCTTCCGCAGGCTGGCGCCGATCCTGGTGTTCCTGGTGACCAGCGCGGCCTACTCGGCCTACCTGCTGTGCGGCTACCCCGACGTGATCACCCCCTTCGGCGCCTGGATCGCGCTGTACACGGTGGCCGCGCACTGCCAGACCAGGGTGTCGGTGCCGGTGGTCATGGCCGTGGTCCCCGCGCTGCTGACGCTGATGGTGCTCACCGGGGGGTCCTGGGTGAGCCTGGTGCAGTGGGTCATGCACGGCTCGGTGGCCTGGCTGCTCGGCGCGAGCAGGCACAGCCTCACCCAGCGCAACCACCAGCTCGCCGAGCTGGCCCTGGAGCTGCACGCCGACCGGGAACGCCTGGCCCAGCGCGCGGTCACCGAGGAGCGGGTGCGCATCGCCCGCGAGCTGCACGACGTGGTCGCGCACCACATGTCGGTGATCTCGGTGCAGGCCGGGCTGGCCCGCTACGTCTTCGACACCGACCGGGCGACCGCGAGCAACGCGCTGGCCACCATCGCCGACACCAGCCGCGAGGCACTGGACGAGATGCGCAGGGTGCTGGCCCTGCTCCGGCTGCCCGCCGAGGACGACGAGCCGGAGCCGGAGTTCGACCCGCAGCCCGGCCTGGACCGGATCGAGGAGCTGCTGAACCGGGTGCGCGCGGCCGGGGTGCCCGCCGAGCTGGTGGTCACCGGCACCCGCCGCCCGCTGCCGCCCGGCCCCGACCTGTGCGCCTACCGGGTGGTGCAGGAGTCGCTGACAAATGTGCTCAAGCACGCCCTGCCCGCCTCGGCCACGGTGTACCTGCACTACCGGCCGCGCGAGCTGACCGTGCGGGTGGTCGACGACGGCCAGCAGCCCGCCCCGGCCGGAACCGGCCCGGTCTCCGGCCACGGCCTTGCCGGAATGCGGGAACGCGCCAGGCTCTACGACGGTAGCCTCACCGCTGGCGCGCACGCGCACGGCGGGTTCGCGGTGGAGCTGCGACTGCCGCTCGCACCGCCGCTGGAGTAG
- the dxr gene encoding 1-deoxy-D-xylulose-5-phosphate reductoisomerase, producing the protein MPTSESPRSVILLGSTGSIGTQTLDVLRAHPDRFRVAGLGAGGSDAATVAAQALEFEVPVVALARATAVEDLQLALYAEAQKRGFERGELRLPRILAGPQSMVELIKSSPADVVLNAMPGSQGLAPTLAALESGAVLALANKESLVAGGPLVTKAAKPGQIVPVDSEHSALAQCLRGGRAEEVAKLVLTASGGPFRGRTREQMAQVTLAQAMAHPNWSMGPVITINSATMVNKGLELIEAQLLYGVPYEQIDVVVHPQSIVHSMVTFIDGSTLAQASPPDMRLPIALALGWPDRLLDAAAACDFSQAQSWTFEPVDDAAFPAVALARAVGTAGGCMPALYNAANEEAVAAFRDGALGFLDIVDTVARVVDEGNQWSAEPSTVEEVLAAEEWARTRAKELLGLPRAAE; encoded by the coding sequence ATGCCCACTTCCGAGTCACCGCGTTCCGTCATTCTGCTCGGCTCGACCGGGTCGATCGGCACCCAGACGCTGGACGTCCTGCGCGCCCACCCGGACCGCTTCCGGGTCGCCGGGCTCGGCGCGGGCGGCAGCGACGCCGCCACGGTGGCCGCCCAGGCGCTGGAGTTCGAGGTGCCGGTGGTGGCGCTGGCCCGCGCGACCGCGGTGGAGGACCTGCAGCTGGCGCTCTACGCCGAGGCGCAGAAGCGCGGCTTCGAGCGGGGCGAGCTGCGGCTGCCCCGGATCCTGGCCGGTCCGCAGTCCATGGTCGAGCTGATCAAGAGCAGTCCGGCCGACGTGGTGCTCAACGCGATGCCCGGCTCTCAGGGCCTGGCCCCGACGCTGGCCGCGCTGGAAAGCGGCGCGGTGCTCGCGCTGGCCAACAAGGAGTCGCTGGTCGCGGGCGGCCCGCTGGTCACCAAGGCGGCCAAGCCCGGCCAGATCGTGCCGGTGGACTCCGAGCACTCCGCGCTGGCCCAGTGCCTGCGCGGCGGGCGCGCCGAGGAGGTCGCCAAGCTGGTGCTCACCGCCTCCGGCGGGCCCTTCCGCGGCCGCACCAGGGAGCAGATGGCCCAGGTCACGCTGGCGCAGGCGATGGCGCACCCGAACTGGTCGATGGGCCCGGTGATCACCATCAACTCGGCCACCATGGTCAACAAGGGCCTGGAGCTGATCGAGGCCCAGCTGCTCTACGGCGTGCCGTACGAGCAGATCGACGTGGTGGTGCACCCGCAGTCCATCGTGCACTCCATGGTCACCTTCATCGACGGCTCCACCCTGGCCCAGGCCAGCCCGCCGGACATGCGGCTGCCCATCGCGCTCGCCCTCGGCTGGCCGGACCGGCTCCTGGACGCGGCCGCCGCCTGCGACTTCAGCCAGGCCCAGTCCTGGACCTTCGAGCCGGTGGACGACGCCGCCTTCCCCGCGGTCGCGCTGGCCAGGGCGGTCGGCACGGCCGGTGGCTGCATGCCCGCGCTGTACAACGCGGCCAACGAGGAGGCGGTCGCCGCCTTCCGCGACGGCGCCCTCGGTTTCCTGGACATCGTGGACACGGTCGCCCGGGTTGTGGATGAAGGCAACCAGTGGTCCGCCGAACCGTCTACCGTGGAGGAAGTGCTGGCAGCCGAGGAATGGGCCCGGACCCGGGCCAAGGAGCTCCTCGGCCTGCCGCGCGCAGCCGAGTAA
- a CDS encoding response regulator transcription factor encodes MTSVLVVDDQVLVRAGFVALITAAPGLEVVGEAANGQEAIDLAARTRPDVVLMDLRMPEVSGVAATEQILAGPPEPRPKVLVLTTFDLDEYVYAALRAGASGFLLKDTPPERLLAAIHTIAGGDLLFSPNITRKLVESYANRGTQTWAPIPELSALTSREVEVLRLVGRGLTNAGIADELAVSEATVKTHLNRAMAKLNLSSRAQAVVVAYETGLVIPGQSRTAGR; translated from the coding sequence ATGACCAGCGTCCTCGTCGTGGACGACCAGGTGCTGGTGCGGGCCGGTTTCGTCGCCCTGATCACCGCCGCGCCGGGGCTGGAGGTCGTCGGCGAGGCCGCCAACGGCCAGGAGGCGATCGACCTGGCCGCCCGCACCCGGCCGGACGTGGTGCTGATGGACCTGCGCATGCCCGAGGTCAGCGGGGTCGCCGCCACCGAGCAGATCCTGGCCGGTCCGCCGGAGCCGCGGCCGAAGGTGCTGGTGCTGACCACCTTCGACCTGGACGAGTACGTCTACGCCGCCTTGCGCGCCGGGGCCTCCGGCTTCCTGCTCAAGGACACCCCGCCGGAGCGGCTGCTGGCCGCCATCCACACCATCGCCGGCGGCGACCTGCTGTTCTCGCCCAACATCACCCGCAAGCTGGTCGAGTCCTACGCCAACCGCGGCACCCAGACCTGGGCGCCGATCCCGGAGCTGTCCGCGCTGACCAGCCGCGAGGTGGAGGTGCTGCGCCTGGTCGGCCGCGGCCTGACCAATGCCGGCATCGCCGACGAGCTGGCGGTCAGCGAGGCCACCGTCAAGACCCACCTCAACCGCGCGATGGCCAAGCTCAACCTCTCCAGCCGGGCCCAGGCGGTGGTGGTCGCCTACGAGACCGGCCTGGTCATCCCTGGTCAGTCCCGCACCGCCGGCCGCTGA
- a CDS encoding GlsB/YeaQ/YmgE family stress response membrane protein, translated as MGILGWIVVGLIAGALAKAIMPGNDPGGILVTMLIGIVGGVIGGFVGRLIFNTDTGSFFDLRTWLLAILGSVIVLAIYRLVVGRRTAA; from the coding sequence GTGGGTATCCTCGGGTGGATCGTGGTCGGTCTCATCGCTGGTGCGCTGGCCAAAGCCATCATGCCCGGCAACGACCCCGGCGGAATCCTGGTGACGATGCTGATCGGCATCGTCGGCGGAGTCATCGGCGGCTTTGTCGGGCGGCTCATCTTCAACACGGACACCGGATCGTTCTTCGACCTTCGGACGTGGCTGCTGGCAATCCTGGGCTCGGTGATCGTGCTCGCGATCTACCGGCTCGTTGTCGGGAGGCGAACGGCGGCCTGA